The following proteins are co-located in the Komagataeibacter sp. FNDCF1 genome:
- a CDS encoding DUF4412 domain-containing protein, translating into MKHATPRLQRQRTRTGAGILGMVTLVAGIASGCDTRPAHAQDASGVHPPLTPTRDVQVDYNVQPDGVDEPKAVRTWFAYNGGLMRIDSPQGMGETILNRMSRQVTIIINPQKVYSQLDARYGIRNPFLLDLSMTFVRRGTSTVAGIACTQWDVTTDQGNATACVTEDGVVLQEIGVDGDGLKGRLEATKVVYAPIPDSMFQPPEGYRKVDPPPPPGTPAAKGTKGG; encoded by the coding sequence ATGAAGCATGCAACGCCCCGCCTGCAACGGCAGCGGACCAGGACGGGCGCAGGAATACTGGGCATGGTGACGCTTGTGGCGGGCATCGCATCCGGTTGTGACACGCGGCCGGCGCACGCGCAGGATGCATCTGGCGTCCATCCCCCCCTTACGCCCACGCGCGATGTACAGGTGGACTACAATGTCCAGCCCGACGGGGTGGATGAACCCAAGGCCGTGCGCACATGGTTCGCCTATAATGGCGGGCTGATGCGAATCGACAGCCCGCAGGGCATGGGCGAGACGATCCTCAACCGCATGAGCCGCCAGGTCACCATCATCATCAACCCGCAGAAGGTCTACAGCCAGCTCGATGCCCGCTACGGCATCCGCAATCCCTTCCTGCTCGACCTGTCCATGACATTCGTGCGCAGGGGTACGTCCACCGTCGCGGGCATCGCCTGCACGCAGTGGGATGTCACGACCGACCAGGGCAACGCCACCGCCTGCGTGACGGAGGATGGCGTGGTACTGCAGGAAATAGGCGTGGATGGTGACGGGCTGAAGGGCCGGCTGGAAGCGACAAAGGTGGTGTACGCCCCCATACCGGACAGCATGTTCCAGCCACCGGAGGGCTACCGCAAGGTCGATCCGCCGCCCCCGCCTGGCACCCCCGCCGCCAAGGGTACGAAGGGCGGCTGA
- the aat gene encoding leucyl/phenylalanyl-tRNA--protein transferase, producing the protein MTGQDTVSITPELMLRAYRAGLFPMAPDAQSDELEWFCPEMRGILPLDGFHVPRRLMRTVLSSRFAVVADQDFAAIMDGCAEPAPGRESTWINPRIRTLFCQLHAMGHAHSVEVRHEGQLVGGLYGVAIGQAFFGESMFSRMRDASKVALVHLVARLRLGGFTLLDTQFGTDHLAGFGGIEIPAPAYLHALERAAGQPATWVGNGQEPALDAAIRALRGA; encoded by the coding sequence ATGACGGGTCAAGACACGGTTTCCATCACGCCGGAGCTTATGCTGCGCGCCTATCGCGCCGGGCTGTTCCCCATGGCGCCCGATGCCCAGTCAGACGAGCTGGAGTGGTTCTGCCCCGAAATGCGCGGCATCCTGCCGCTGGATGGCTTCCATGTTCCGCGCAGGCTCATGCGCACGGTGCTGTCATCGCGCTTTGCAGTGGTTGCGGACCAGGATTTCGCCGCCATCATGGATGGCTGCGCGGAACCCGCGCCGGGGCGTGAGAGCACATGGATCAACCCGCGCATCCGTACCCTGTTCTGCCAGCTTCATGCCATGGGCCACGCCCACAGCGTGGAAGTCCGCCACGAAGGACAGCTGGTGGGCGGGCTGTATGGCGTGGCGATCGGGCAGGCCTTTTTCGGGGAGAGCATGTTCAGCCGCATGCGCGATGCGTCAAAGGTGGCACTGGTCCATCTGGTGGCGCGGCTGCGGCTGGGGGGGTTCACCCTGCTCGATACCCAGTTCGGCACCGATCACCTTGCCGGTTTTGGCGGTATCGAAATCCCGGCTCCCGCCTACCTGCATGCGCTGGAACGGGCGGCGGGGCAGCCTGCGACATGGGTGGGCAACGGGCAGGAACCGGCGCTGGACGCGGCCATCCGTGCCCTGCGCGGGGCATGA
- a CDS encoding D-glycerate dehydrogenase, producing the protein MSDTRPRLLLTQRQTPAVMQRIEQNFNIPDVPGHRLSTRELLDAARAFQPAAIMISTGLPLQGDDVKQLPDCVKVVATVSVGTDHLDIPALHARGIIVTNTPDVLTECNADMAILLMLAAARRAGEYTTLMRDGWGRSLAMDELLGTRISGKRLGIVGMGRIGRAVARRARGFDMEVMYSNRRRLPAEQEAGATYFSTVADMLPHCDILSLHMPASPQTDGMINADLLGRLPRGAIFINAARGALVDEDALIDALRSGQLAAAGLDVYRNEPNPDPRFLELPNVFLTPHVGSATIETRTDMGMLAVDNVEAVLNGNNPPTPVLA; encoded by the coding sequence ATGTCCGATACCCGCCCCCGCCTGCTGCTGACCCAGCGCCAGACCCCCGCGGTAATGCAGCGCATTGAACAGAACTTTAACATACCCGACGTGCCTGGCCACAGGCTGTCGACGCGCGAACTGCTGGATGCCGCGCGCGCCTTCCAGCCCGCCGCGATCATGATATCGACCGGCCTGCCCCTGCAGGGTGACGACGTGAAGCAGTTGCCCGACTGCGTGAAAGTCGTAGCGACCGTCAGCGTGGGCACCGACCATCTGGACATCCCGGCCCTGCATGCGCGCGGCATCATTGTCACCAACACCCCCGACGTGCTGACCGAATGCAATGCCGACATGGCCATCCTGCTGATGCTGGCGGCCGCCCGGCGGGCGGGGGAGTACACCACGCTCATGCGCGATGGCTGGGGGCGGTCACTCGCCATGGATGAACTGCTGGGCACGCGCATAAGCGGCAAGCGGCTGGGCATCGTGGGCATGGGACGCATCGGCCGCGCGGTGGCCCGGCGCGCCCGCGGCTTCGACATGGAGGTGATGTATTCCAACCGCCGCCGCCTGCCTGCCGAGCAGGAAGCTGGCGCCACCTATTTCAGCACCGTTGCCGACATGCTGCCGCATTGCGACATACTGAGCCTGCACATGCCCGCAAGCCCGCAGACCGATGGCATGATCAATGCCGACCTGCTGGGGCGCCTGCCGCGCGGCGCCATCTTCATCAATGCCGCCCGTGGTGCGCTGGTGGATGAGGATGCCCTGATCGATGCCCTGCGCAGCGGCCAGCTTGCCGCAGCCGGGCTGGACGTCTACCGTAACGAGCCGAACCCGGACCCGCGCTTCCTTGAACTGCCCAACGTGTTCCTGACCCCGCATGTGGGCAGCGCCACGATCGAGACCCGGACCGACATGGGCATGCTCGCGGTAGACAACGTGGAAGCCGTGCTCAACGGCAACAACCCGCCCACCCCCGTCCTGGCCTGA
- a CDS encoding EcsC family protein has translation MSAGSANELAPLTLDSACITELQQALERVESGRGVLVRLADLMGGAVGQAAMLGMRTLGLAPTLQARLQSATETAIKRAFDIAVLGMDRPLDVSATAGAPTWRDPALRAAVTVSGAVGGFTGLPGLVADVGFTTLAIMREIARIAREQGEDLSQEDARAACLEVFALRAFPFGAPKGQGMGEDSELGYFSARAMLRGRPVVMLVSEVATHYGLGLSRKFALQMMPVAGALCGASLNAAFLSHYRAVALAHFTIRRLEREYGPEVRRTAADMKAHTAAMARES, from the coding sequence ATGAGTGCAGGTTCCGCAAACGAACTGGCACCGCTGACGCTGGACAGCGCGTGCATTACTGAACTCCAGCAGGCGCTGGAACGGGTCGAGTCCGGGCGGGGCGTACTGGTGCGCCTGGCTGACCTGATGGGTGGCGCCGTGGGGCAGGCCGCGATGCTGGGCATGCGCACGCTGGGGCTGGCCCCCACGCTGCAGGCCCGCCTGCAGTCCGCGACCGAAACTGCCATAAAGCGCGCGTTCGACATTGCGGTACTGGGCATGGACCGCCCGCTGGATGTATCGGCCACGGCGGGTGCCCCTACATGGCGTGATCCCGCGCTCAGGGCCGCGGTGACCGTGTCCGGCGCGGTGGGCGGGTTTACCGGCCTGCCGGGACTGGTGGCGGATGTGGGCTTCACTACGCTGGCCATCATGCGCGAGATCGCACGCATCGCCCGCGAACAGGGGGAAGACCTGTCGCAGGAGGATGCGCGCGCGGCATGCCTGGAAGTGTTCGCCCTGCGGGCCTTCCCCTTTGGTGCGCCGAAAGGGCAGGGGATGGGCGAGGATAGCGAGCTGGGCTATTTCTCTGCCCGCGCCATGCTGCGCGGGCGCCCGGTCGTGATGCTGGTGAGCGAGGTGGCGACCCATTACGGGCTGGGCCTGTCACGCAAATTCGCCCTGCAGATGATGCCGGTGGCAGGCGCGCTGTGTGGCGCGTCGCTCAATGCGGCATTCCTGTCGCACTACCGGGCGGTGGCGCTGGCGCATTTCACCATCCGGCGGCTCGAGCGCGAATACGGGCCGGAAGTGCGCCGTACCGCAGCCGACATGAAAGCCCACACCGCAGCCATGGCCCGCGAAAGCTGA
- a CDS encoding EVE domain-containing protein: MAYWLIKSEPDAFSWSEQVKNGVEPWTGVRNHQARKNLAAMQVGDRAFFYHSNVGREIVGVVEVARAAYPDPTAEDGRWVCVDVRTVGPMPHPVTLAAIKADPALADLALVRQSRLSVVPVSDAHWAHLCCMGGWNS, encoded by the coding sequence ATGGCGTACTGGCTGATCAAGTCCGAGCCCGATGCCTTCTCATGGTCCGAGCAGGTAAAAAACGGCGTGGAACCATGGACCGGCGTCCGTAACCACCAGGCCAGGAAGAATCTGGCCGCCATGCAGGTGGGGGACCGGGCCTTCTTCTATCATTCCAATGTCGGGCGCGAGATCGTGGGCGTGGTGGAGGTCGCGCGCGCGGCCTATCCCGACCCCACGGCGGAAGATGGCCGGTGGGTCTGTGTTGACGTCCGCACCGTGGGGCCCATGCCGCACCCGGTCACGCTGGCCGCCATCAAGGCGGATCCGGCGCTGGCGGACCTGGCGCTGGTGCGGCAGTCACGCCTGTCCGTCGTGCCGGTCTCGGATGCGCACTGGGCACATCTGTGCTGCATGGGGGGCTGGAACAGCTAG
- a CDS encoding YciI family protein — protein MLFAIICTDRPASLETRKATRERHLAYLERWKQHVVHGGPLLDAENRPCGSLLVVDVADRAAAEGFAVEDPYAKVDLFESVVIRPFRSVFRDGLRVE, from the coding sequence ATGCTGTTTGCGATCATTTGTACCGACAGGCCCGCCAGCCTGGAAACCCGCAAGGCAACGCGTGAGCGCCACCTTGCCTATCTGGAGCGGTGGAAGCAGCACGTGGTGCATGGCGGCCCGCTGCTGGACGCGGAAAACCGCCCCTGCGGCAGCCTGCTGGTGGTGGACGTGGCCGACCGCGCGGCGGCTGAGGGGTTTGCCGTGGAGGACCCGTACGCCAAGGTGGACCTGTTCGAGAGCGTGGTGATCCGTCCGTTCCGTTCAGTTTTTCGTGATGGGCTGCGGGTGGAGTAA
- a CDS encoding heme ABC transporter permease produces MNATQSLTARTGNLFHRYANPGRFLRMGARLQPWLTWPALVLSLAGIVWGLFFSPADWQQGDSVRIMYVHVPTAWLASSGYMGLAVCSLLSLVWRHPLADLAAVEIGPVGAAITAVCLATGSLWGKPMWGTWWVWDARLTSVLVLFFLYLGHIALIRAFDEPQRGYRAAAILGLAGAIDLPIIKFSVQWWNTLHQPDSITVTGAPTMSTSMLWPLGLTTLGFTLGFGAIVLARLRASVMESRIRTILAAGRGRQSTAQSAPSADSATA; encoded by the coding sequence TTGAACGCAACCCAGAGCCTTACCGCGCGAACCGGTAACCTTTTTCATCGTTATGCCAACCCGGGGCGTTTCCTGCGCATGGGGGCAAGGCTGCAGCCCTGGCTGACATGGCCCGCGCTGGTGCTCTCGCTTGCCGGAATCGTGTGGGGGCTGTTCTTCTCTCCCGCCGACTGGCAGCAGGGTGACAGCGTGCGCATCATGTACGTGCACGTACCCACCGCATGGCTGGCATCATCGGGTTATATGGGTCTGGCCGTGTGCTCGCTGCTGTCGCTGGTGTGGCGTCACCCGCTGGCCGATCTGGCGGCGGTGGAAATCGGGCCGGTGGGTGCGGCCATCACCGCCGTATGCCTGGCCACCGGATCACTGTGGGGCAAGCCCATGTGGGGTACGTGGTGGGTATGGGATGCGCGCCTGACATCCGTGCTGGTGCTGTTCTTCCTGTACCTGGGCCATATCGCGCTGATCCGCGCGTTTGACGAGCCACAGCGCGGCTACCGCGCTGCCGCCATACTGGGGCTTGCGGGCGCGATCGACCTGCCCATCATCAAGTTCAGCGTTCAGTGGTGGAACACCCTGCACCAGCCTGACAGCATTACGGTCACGGGGGCGCCGACCATGTCCACCTCCATGCTGTGGCCGCTGGGGCTGACCACGCTGGGCTTCACGCTCGGGTTCGGCGCCATCGTGCTGGCCCGCCTGCGTGCCTCGGTCATGGAAAGCCGCATCCGCACCATCCTGGCGGCCGGCCGGGGCCGCCAGTCCACCGCCCAGTCCGCTCCTTCTGCCGATAGTGCCACCGCATGA
- the ccmD gene encoding heme exporter protein CcmD has product MTHLPYIAAAYGLTLGVAAILSINATVRLRRARRRLAAIEQPRIRQPS; this is encoded by the coding sequence ATGACCCATCTGCCCTATATCGCCGCGGCCTATGGCCTGACGCTTGGCGTGGCCGCCATCCTGTCCATCAATGCCACGGTCCGCCTGCGCCGGGCGCGCAGGCGCCTTGCCGCAATCGAGCAGCCACGGATCCGCCAGCCGTCATGA
- the ccmE gene encoding cytochrome c maturation protein CcmE, whose translation MTRKSRRLWLVLACMIGLGSAAALTLNAFSSNIVFFMAPSQVHAKPPPADRTIRLGGMVVAGSVHREKVKDTPVNLFDVTDGQAAVTVRYEGILPDLFREGQSVVAVGTVNPDGTFRASEVLAKHDETYMPKEVAEELRRSGKWDPRFGKAPDAASWNTMTAADGTKKPATQTPDGN comes from the coding sequence ATGACACGCAAGAGCCGACGCCTGTGGCTGGTGCTGGCGTGCATGATCGGACTTGGATCCGCCGCAGCCCTCACCCTCAATGCCTTTTCCTCCAACATCGTGTTCTTCATGGCGCCCTCGCAGGTGCATGCAAAACCGCCCCCGGCTGACCGCACCATCCGCCTGGGCGGCATGGTGGTGGCGGGCAGCGTGCACCGCGAAAAGGTGAAGGACACCCCCGTCAACCTGTTTGACGTGACCGACGGGCAGGCCGCCGTGACCGTGCGCTACGAAGGCATCCTGCCCGACCTGTTCCGCGAGGGGCAGAGCGTGGTGGCCGTCGGCACCGTCAACCCGGACGGCACCTTCCGCGCAAGCGAGGTGCTGGCCAAGCATGACGAGACCTACATGCCCAAGGAAGTGGCGGAGGAACTGCGCCGCAGCGGCAAGTGGGACCCCCGCTTCGGCAAGGCGCCGGACGCGGCAAGCTGGAACACCATGACGGCAGCGGACGGCACGAAAAAACCGGCCACCCAGACACCTGACGGAAACTGA
- a CDS encoding heme lyase CcmF/NrfE family subunit, which translates to MNPELGNFALALACCMAAGQAILPLIGANRRDGRLMALAPALAVGQMIALIMSFACLIHAAITNDFSVQNVAANSAVSKPLLYKITGVWGNHEGSVLLWAMILSICGGAVALFGRNLPSALQARVIAVLGGVAAGFELFCLTTSNPFARVWPAPLDGQGMNPLLQDPGLAFHPPILYTGYVGFAVPFAFAIAALLEGRVDAAWGRWVRPWAVAAWCFLTCGIAMGSWWSYYVLGWGGYWFWDPVENASLIPWLTGTALVHSAIVVEKREALKIWTVLLAIGTFSFSLSGTFLVRSGILNSVHAFANDPARGVFILGLLALVIGGSLLLFAIRAPQLTTGGLFAPVSREGLLVLNNILLCSICAVVLTGTMYPPFMSLLFGKTISVGKPFFDATTIPLAIPLMVFMGFGPMMPWKRAQMWPVLRRLWWAACVALLALAVAMFRIRDILAVLATATAVWVICSSIVDVTDRLRLFRQPLRQSWQRARSLPRAVFGAALAHAGVGIVVLGIAGMSQAAHRIVEVHVGQSEMLAGDSWTLTDVHPAEGPNYSALVATIEVRHNGRLITMLHPSKRTFASQHQTTTEVAIHTNLMADIYGVLGDKHGDDANPTYVLRLHYNPLAPWMWLGGLIMAFGGALSLSDRRVRVGAPRRAKTVEVVVVQ; encoded by the coding sequence ATGAACCCGGAACTTGGAAATTTTGCCCTGGCGCTGGCATGCTGCATGGCCGCCGGACAGGCGATCCTGCCCCTGATCGGCGCAAACCGGCGTGACGGCCGCCTGATGGCGCTGGCGCCCGCGCTGGCGGTGGGACAGATGATCGCGCTCATCATGTCCTTTGCCTGCCTGATCCATGCCGCCATCACCAATGACTTCTCGGTGCAGAACGTGGCGGCCAACAGCGCGGTCAGCAAGCCGCTTCTGTACAAGATTACAGGCGTATGGGGTAACCATGAAGGCTCGGTGCTGCTGTGGGCAATGATCCTGTCCATATGCGGCGGTGCGGTGGCACTTTTCGGCCGCAACCTGCCCTCCGCACTGCAGGCACGCGTGATCGCGGTGCTGGGTGGCGTTGCCGCGGGCTTCGAACTGTTCTGCCTGACCACGTCCAACCCGTTCGCCCGCGTGTGGCCCGCGCCGCTGGATGGGCAGGGGATGAATCCGCTGCTGCAGGACCCCGGCCTCGCCTTCCATCCCCCCATTCTCTACACCGGCTATGTCGGCTTTGCCGTGCCGTTCGCCTTTGCCATCGCGGCCCTGCTGGAAGGGCGGGTGGATGCGGCATGGGGCCGCTGGGTGCGCCCGTGGGCGGTGGCGGCGTGGTGCTTCCTGACCTGCGGCATCGCCATGGGGTCATGGTGGTCGTATTACGTGCTGGGCTGGGGTGGCTACTGGTTCTGGGACCCGGTGGAAAACGCATCGCTGATCCCGTGGCTGACGGGCACGGCGCTGGTGCATTCGGCCATCGTGGTGGAAAAGCGCGAGGCGCTGAAGATCTGGACCGTGCTGCTGGCCATCGGCACGTTCTCGTTCTCGCTTTCGGGCACGTTCCTCGTGCGTTCGGGCATTCTCAATTCCGTGCATGCCTTCGCCAACGACCCGGCGCGTGGCGTGTTCATCCTTGGCCTGCTGGCACTGGTCATCGGCGGGTCGCTGCTGCTGTTCGCCATCCGCGCCCCGCAGCTGACCACGGGGGGCCTGTTCGCGCCCGTATCGCGTGAGGGGCTGCTGGTCCTCAACAACATCCTGCTGTGCTCCATCTGTGCCGTGGTGCTGACGGGCACGATGTACCCGCCCTTCATGTCGCTGCTGTTCGGCAAGACGATTTCGGTCGGCAAGCCGTTCTTTGACGCGACCACCATCCCGCTGGCCATACCGCTCATGGTGTTCATGGGCTTTGGCCCGATGATGCCGTGGAAGCGGGCGCAGATGTGGCCGGTGCTGCGCCGCCTGTGGTGGGCGGCTTGCGTGGCGCTGCTGGCGCTGGCCGTGGCCATGTTCCGGATACGTGACATCCTGGCGGTGCTGGCCACGGCCACGGCGGTATGGGTGATCTGCTCCAGTATCGTGGACGTGACCGACCGGCTGCGCCTGTTCCGCCAGCCACTGCGCCAGAGCTGGCAGCGTGCCCGCAGCCTGCCACGCGCGGTGTTTGGCGCAGCCCTTGCGCATGCGGGCGTTGGTATCGTGGTGCTGGGCATTGCCGGCATGTCACAGGCGGCGCACCGGATCGTGGAAGTCCATGTCGGCCAGAGCGAGATGCTGGCCGGTGACAGCTGGACCCTGACCGACGTGCACCCGGCGGAAGGCCCGAACTACAGCGCGCTGGTCGCCACCATCGAGGTCCGCCACAATGGCCGCCTGATCACCATGCTGCATCCCTCCAAGCGCACATTCGCCAGCCAGCACCAGACCACGACCGAAGTCGCGATCCATACCAACCTGATGGCCGACATCTACGGCGTGCTGGGTGACAAACATGGCGACGACGCCAACCCGACCTATGTGCTGCGCCTGCATTACAACCCGCTGGCGCCATGGATGTGGCTGGGCGGGCTGATCATGGCCTTTGGCGGCGCGCTGTCGCTATCCGACCGGCGGGTACGTGTGGGTGCGCCACGACGGGCCAAGACCGTTGAAGTGGTGGTGGTGCAATGA
- a CDS encoding DsbE family thiol:disulfide interchange protein, protein MSGQPSSPTRRRLLMAAPLVVAGGVGVGFWRMLSGMTKGSFDPHDIHAPALNRPVPDFALPDQAPGSGFAARDLRTLKAPVLVNYFASWCIPCVAEMPVLNALKARLPIWGIAYKDKPEHAYGFVQRAGNPYARIAADRDGLAAIDWGVSGVPETFLIGPGGVIRWHTASPITETMITSTIMPLADSLRS, encoded by the coding sequence ATGAGCGGCCAGCCTTCTTCCCCCACACGCCGCCGTCTGTTGATGGCGGCCCCGCTGGTTGTGGCGGGCGGGGTTGGCGTGGGCTTCTGGCGCATGCTGTCGGGCATGACGAAGGGTTCGTTCGACCCGCATGACATCCATGCCCCGGCGCTGAACCGCCCCGTGCCCGATTTTGCCCTGCCGGACCAGGCGCCCGGCAGCGGCTTTGCCGCCCGGGACCTGCGTACGCTTAAGGCGCCGGTACTGGTGAACTATTTTGCATCATGGTGCATTCCCTGCGTAGCCGAAATGCCGGTGCTGAACGCACTGAAGGCAAGACTGCCGATCTGGGGCATTGCATACAAGGACAAGCCGGAACACGCATATGGCTTCGTGCAGCGCGCGGGTAACCCGTACGCCCGTATCGCCGCCGACCGCGACGGGCTGGCCGCGATTGACTGGGGTGTGTCCGGTGTGCCGGAAACCTTCCTGATCGGTCCGGGTGGCGTGATCCGCTGGCATACGGCCTCCCCCATTACCGAAACCATGATCACCAGTACGATCATGCCGCTGGCGGACAGCCTGAGATCATGA
- a CDS encoding cytochrome c-type biogenesis protein, producing the protein MKTHPLHRGGVLALLACLLFAPIVALAVDDPSEMLPDPAQEQRAEAIGAQLRCLVCQNESIEDSSADLARDLRHVVREHVAKGESNRQIMDWMVSRYGNFIRLRPPLSIGTLLLWVMPLLALCIGIGIAWWTFRRPRAPVPAPLTDEERRRLSDLTNTRRE; encoded by the coding sequence ATGAAGACACATCCCCTGCACCGTGGCGGCGTGCTGGCCCTGCTGGCCTGCCTGCTGTTTGCCCCCATCGTGGCGCTGGCGGTGGATGACCCGTCCGAAATGCTGCCCGACCCGGCACAGGAACAGCGCGCCGAGGCCATTGGCGCGCAACTGCGCTGCCTGGTCTGCCAGAACGAATCGATCGAGGACAGCAGCGCCGACCTGGCGCGTGACCTGCGTCATGTAGTGCGCGAACATGTGGCCAAAGGTGAAAGCAACCGCCAGATCATGGACTGGATGGTCAGCCGCTACGGCAATTTCATCCGCCTCAGGCCTCCGCTGAGCATCGGCACGCTGCTGCTGTGGGTCATGCCGCTGCTTGCACTGTGCATCGGCATAGGCATTGCATGGTGGACCTTCCGCAGGCCGCGTGCGCCCGTCCCGGCCCCGCTTACCGATGAAGAGCGCCGCCGCCTGTCCGACCTGACCAATACACGCCGAGAGTGA
- the ccmI gene encoding c-type cytochrome biogenesis protein CcmI, translated as MIWIGICLLGVIALLPALLSFRRTTLLRDERETALVLHQAQLAELERDLIEGMIAPSEHDSARLEIQRRLLGADTLPSEAAGRTTSTMAITAALLGLPVAAVALYLTVGHPSLPAQPLAPRLAALKQEDHRNDAIIDRLRDQLKLIPAGDPSLFQGYVLLGQAEAGRDHYAAAAQAWRNAIAQRFEPEVAARAAEAQMMADGGHISPETADLYRRALDAAPADAPWRMTVQQRIAQSEHQ; from the coding sequence ATGATCTGGATTGGTATCTGCCTGCTTGGCGTGATTGCGCTGCTGCCCGCACTGCTGTCGTTCCGCCGCACGACCCTGCTGCGTGATGAACGTGAAACTGCCCTTGTGCTCCATCAGGCCCAGCTGGCCGAACTGGAGCGCGACCTGATCGAAGGCATGATCGCGCCATCGGAGCATGACAGCGCACGGCTGGAAATCCAGCGCCGCCTGCTGGGCGCCGATACGCTGCCAAGCGAGGCCGCGGGCCGTACCACCTCCACCATGGCGATAACGGCGGCGCTGCTTGGCCTGCCGGTCGCGGCCGTGGCGCTGTACCTGACCGTGGGGCACCCTTCGCTCCCCGCACAGCCGCTGGCCCCGCGTCTTGCGGCCCTGAAGCAGGAAGATCACCGCAATGATGCGATCATTGACCGCCTGCGCGACCAGCTCAAGCTGATTCCGGCGGGCGACCCGAGTCTGTTCCAGGGCTATGTGCTGCTGGGGCAGGCAGAGGCGGGGCGTGACCATTATGCCGCCGCAGCCCAGGCCTGGCGCAATGCGATTGCCCAACGTTTTGAGCCCGAAGTGGCGGCGCGTGCGGCGGAAGCGCAGATGATGGCCGATGGAGGCCATATTTCTCCCGAAACCGCCGACCTGTACCGCCGTGCGCTGGATGCCGCCCCGGCCGATGCGCCGTGGCGTATGACCGTACAGCAGCGTATTGCCCAGTCCGAACACCAGTAA
- a CDS encoding DUF1674 domain-containing protein, which translates to MSKDKTPTPAPAADTAQDEAAKEAALLKQPAEPDERGGPKGPEPTRYGDWTVKGRCVDF; encoded by the coding sequence ATGAGCAAGGACAAGACCCCCACCCCCGCCCCTGCGGCTGATACGGCGCAGGATGAAGCGGCCAAGGAAGCCGCATTGCTGAAACAGCCCGCCGAGCCTGATGAACGCGGCGGCCCCAAGGGGCCGGAACCCACGCGTTACGGGGACTGGACGGTCAAGGGACGGTGCGTGGATTTCTGA